In Salvelinus sp. IW2-2015 unplaced genomic scaffold, ASM291031v2 Un_scaffold16612, whole genome shotgun sequence, a single window of DNA contains:
- the LOC112080960 gene encoding uncharacterized protein: MFTQLPVHYKLKYRLSSLRMGGLTLTLLLLCLSGTLSEDAGEDNLNDIMVQIQPEQGQNIENEYKAHNQHSEQEQDIESEVIFKQNQAPSLAETNGSCQPDMCNLLRHLGAMEARLTTAENQVEELSNMEAIAALLQRETEFQAAQLRVMETKLSTSESLMKSMTRENEVQERKLQVLSFXVNATEFRVEQQQILLDELRRQNDGPKIAFTAALGGDGHIPPSERETNLAFSNVFTNVGGAYNPGSGVFNVPVKGVYYFSFSSFAFSQHNVCVSLFKNNVRMLSACDHHSEHDRSDSSGNGGTLHLEQGDHVYMTLHAHSHIFAGFQNRSTFRGFLLFRT; encoded by the exons ATGTTCACACAACTTCCAGTACACTACAAGCTGAAGTATAGGCTATCCAGTTTAAGAATGGGGGGACTGACTCTGACCCTGCTGCTRCTGTGTCTGTCTGGGACTCtcagtgaagatgctggagaagacAACCTGAATGACATCATGGTACAGATTCAGCCTGAACAGGGACAGAACATAGAGAATGAATACAAGGCTCACAACCAACACTCTGAACAGGAACAGGACATAGAAAGTGAAGTCATYTTCAAACAGAATCAAGCACCATCCCTAGCAGAGACAAACGGTAGCTGCCAGCCAGACATGTGTAACCTTCTTAGGCATCTGGGAGCCATGGAGGCCAGACTGACCACTGCAGAGAACCAGGTGGAAGAATTGAGTAACATGGAGGCTATTGCTGCTCTTCTACAGAGAGAAACTGAAT ttCAAGCAGCCCAGCTCAGAGTCATGGAGACCAAGCTGAGCACCAGTGAGAGCCTGATGAAGAGCATGACGAGAGAGAATGAAG TACAGGAGAGGAAGCTTCAAGTATTGTCATTTWGAGTCAACGCCACTGAGTTCAGAGTGGAGCAACAGCAAATCCTGCTGGACGAACTGAGGAGACAGAATG ACGGACCAAAGATTGCTTTTACGGCAGCACTAGGAGGAGATGGCCATATACCGCCCTCTGAGAGAGAGACCAACTTGGCATTCAGCAATGTCTTCACAAACGTTGGCGGTGCCTACAACCCTGGATCAG GTGTCTTCAATGTGCCAGTGAAAGGAGTCTACTACTTCAGCTTCTCATCATTTGCCTTCAGCCAGCACAATGTCTGTGTAAGTCTGTTTAAGAATAATGTGCGCATGTTGTCTGCGTGTGATCATCATTCAGAGCATGATAGATCTGATAGTTCTGGTAATGGAGGGACACTACATCTAGAACAGGGAGACCATGTCTACATGACTCTTCATGCTCATTCACACATATTTGCAGGCTTCCAAAACCGCAGCACATTCAGGGGCTTCCTGCTTTTTAGAACATAA